One Pyrus communis chromosome 13, drPyrComm1.1, whole genome shotgun sequence genomic window carries:
- the LOC137714006 gene encoding WAT1-related protein At3g30340-like has translation MADAKRFDEWKPFIVMIAIDFSFAIVNILLKKVLDEGMNHLVLITYRLTISTIFLAPISYFGERNTRPKLTLRIACFLFLSAILGTSLTQYLFLLGIQYTSATFACAFVNMVPVITFIVALPFGLETVNLKCNSGRAKVFGAVVCIGGALILTLFKGVPLFDYSKSTTSNQAKDHGIHLSSTRNHERWTVGSIALVGGTLLWSSWFLVQTNISKMYPCQYSSTTIMNFFGAIQSAILGVCTGRNLSMWVLRGRTQVITVLFSGMIASGLGFVGMSWCVRKRGPVFTAAFSPLVQIMAALISIPIFHERLHLGSLLGSVIVIAGLYILLWGKKKEMQKCATKLVQESEAIKEQESHLPAITVSVDSRRP, from the exons ATGGCGGACGCGAAGAGGTTTGATGAATGGAAACCTTTTATTGTCATGATTGCAATCGATTTCTCATTTGCTATAGTGAATATTCTGCTCAAGAAAGTGCTTGATGAGGGAATGAACCATTTGGTTCTTATCACGTACCGGTTGACAATTTCTACGATCTTCTTAGCCCCAATTAGCTACTTTGGGGAAAG GAATACTAGGCCGAAGCTCACACTTCGCATCGCATGTTTTCTCTTCTTAAGTGCAATTCTTGG GACGTCCCTAACACAATACTTATTTCTCCTCGGAATCCAATATACATCTGCGACTTTTGCCTGTGCCTTCGTCAACATGGTGCCTGTGATCACTTTCATAGTGGCGTTACCATTCGG GTTAGAGACGGTGAACTTAAAATGCAACAGCGGGAGAGCGAAAGTATTCGGTGCAGTGGTGTGCATTGGTGGTGCTTTGATACTAACTCTTTTCAAAGGAGTTCCTCTATTTGATTACTCAAAATCCACAACTAGTAATCAAGCCAAAGACCATGGCATCCACCTGAGCTCAACGCGAAACCATGAGCGGTGGACGGTTGGTTCAATAGCTTTGGTTGGCGGAACCCTATTGTGGTCTTCATGGTTTCTTGTTCAAACAAACATTAGCAAGATGTATCCTTGCCAGTATTCTAGCACAACAATAATGAATTTCTTTGGTGCCATTCAGTCTGCAATCTTAGGTGTGTGCACAGGAAGGAACCTTTCCATGTGGGTTCTGAGGGGAAGAACACAAGTCATAACTGTCCTGTTTTCT GGAATGATAGCGTCGGGCTTAGGTTTCGTGGGGATGTCGTGGTGTGTGAGGAAACGGGGACCGGTGTTTACTGCAGCATTTAGCCCGCTAGTGCAGATAATGGCGGCCCTAATTAGTATCCCCATCTTCCATGAACGACTCCACCTCGGAAG CTTGTTAGGATCTGTCATTGTAATCGCCGGCTTGTACATTCTTCTATGGGGTAAGAAAAAAGAGATGCAGAAATGTGCGACAAAACTAGTCCAGGAATCTGAAGCAATCAAGGAGCAGGAATCACATTTACCCGCCATCACAGTCTCCGTTGATTCGCGGCGTCCTTGA
- the LOC137712305 gene encoding uncharacterized protein has product MTNESIKPSSHSSADHGGSRHNKQLDKEIRDMVSAITNPVTDIQKSGSIHHEDEDEDGVRIITLAGSNTGATLRGELDHENVNKLAGLHGGGPALGEADGLSTYVNSNFQAVNNSLMMGGSYTTNDPGVCMDITDVVELHGGHHGKPEKRGWKGKKKEKEKERESLHSDQHHDTD; this is encoded by the coding sequence CTCCTCAGCCGATCACGGAGGCAGCAGGCACAACAAGCAACTGGACAAAGAAATCCGAGACATGGTCTCCGCCATCACCAACCCAGTCACGGACATCCAAAAGTCTGGCTCCATCCACCACGAGGACGAGGACGAAGACGGTGTCAGGATCATCACCCTTGCAGGATCCAACACCGGAGCTACATTGAGGGGTGAGCTGGATCATGAGAACGTTAACAAACTTGCAGGGCTTCATGGTGGTGGTCCGGCTTTGGGAGAGGCTGATGGGCTGAGCACTTACGTGAACAGCAACTTCCAGGCCGTGAACAACTCCCTCATGATGGGCGGCAGCTACACCACGAATGACCCCGGCGTTTGCATGGACATCACAGATGTTGTGGAGCTGCATGGCGGGCATCATGGGAAGCCGGAGAAGCGGGGATggaaggggaagaagaaggagaaggagaaggagagggagagcTTACATAGCGACCAGCATCATGATACGGACTGA